Proteins encoded together in one Mus caroli chromosome 4, CAROLI_EIJ_v1.1, whole genome shotgun sequence window:
- the Echdc2 gene encoding enoyl-CoA hydratase domain-containing protein 2, mitochondrial isoform X1, whose product MAQMVGGGALGEASPAPELRFSSSAEEVRFSAPPCRPAPPMLRLLPCALRLPCPWRVSGARNCASHATTRTPEIQVQALTGPNQGITEILMNRPHARNALGNVFVSELLEALAQLREDQQVRVLLFRSAVKGVFCAGADLKERERMSDVEVGTFVQRLRGLMSEIAAFPAPTIAAMDGFALGGGLELALACDLRIAASSAVMGLIETTRGLLPGAGGTQRLPRCLGVALAKELIFTGRRLNGAQAHDLGLVNHAVDQNEEGNAAYHRALALAQEILPQAPIAVRLGKVAIDRGMEVDIASGMAIEQMCYAQNIPTQDRLEGMAAFREKRAPKFVGK is encoded by the exons ATGGCACAAATGGTGGGAG gtggagcccttggcGAGGCCTCGCCCGCCCCGGAACTTCGATTTTCCAGCTCTGCCGAGGAGGTCCGGTTCTCCGCGCCACCGTGCCGGCCTGCTCCCCCGATGCTACGCCTACTGCCCTGCGCGCTACGCCTCCCGTGCCCCTGGAGGGTCTCTGGGGCCCGGAACTGCGCCTCTCACGCGACGACAAGGACACCCGAAATCCAAGTGCAGGCTCTGACAGGTCCCAACCAAG GAATCACTGAGATTCTGATGAACAGACCTCATGCCCGCAATGCCTTGGGGAATGTGTTTGTTAGTGAG ctgCTGGAAGCTCTGGCCCAGCTTCGGGAAGACCAGCAAGTCCGGGTCCTGCTCTTCAGAAGTGCGGTGAAGGGAGTGTTCTGTGCAG GTGCGGACCTAAAGGAGCGGGAGCGGATGAGTGATGTGGAGGTGGGGACCTTTGTCCAGCGGCTCCGAGGCCTGATGAGTGAGATAG CAGCCTTCCCTGCGCCCACCATTGCAGCCATGGACGGGTTTGCCTTAGGCGGGGGCTTGGAACTTGCCCTGGCCTGTGACCTCCGAATAGCAG CTTCTTCGGCTGTCATGGGGCTAATTGAGACCACTCGAGGACTTCTCCCAGGAGCAG GAGGGACTCAGAGGCTGCCTCGTTGCCTGGGCGTGGCCCTAGCGAAGGAGCTCATCTTCACAGGCCGGCGACTGAACGGGGCACAGGCCCATGATTTGGGCCTGGTAAATCATGCCGTGGATCAGAATGAGGAGGGTAACGCTGCCTACCACCGGGCCCTGGCACTGGCACAGGAGATCCTGCCCCAG GCTCCCATTGCTGTGCGCCTGGGCAAAGTTGCCATCGACCGAGGAATGGAG GTGGACATTGCATCAGGGATGGCCATAGAACAGATGTGCTATGCCCAG AACATCCCAACCCAGGACAGGCTGGAAGGAATGGCAGCCTTCAGGGAGAAACGAGCTCCCAAATTTGTGGGCAAGTGA
- the Echdc2 gene encoding enoyl-CoA hydratase domain-containing protein 2, mitochondrial isoform X2 encodes MFVWTSGITEILMNRPHARNALGNVFVSELLEALAQLREDQQVRVLLFRSAVKGVFCAGADLKERERMSDVEVGTFVQRLRGLMSEIAAFPAPTIAAMDGFALGGGLELALACDLRIAASSAVMGLIETTRGLLPGAGGTQRLPRCLGVALAKELIFTGRRLNGAQAHDLGLVNHAVDQNEEGNAAYHRALALAQEILPQAPIAVRLGKVAIDRGMEVDIASGMAIEQMCYAQNIPTQDRLEGMAAFREKRAPKFVGK; translated from the exons ATGTTTGTTTGGACCTCAG GAATCACTGAGATTCTGATGAACAGACCTCATGCCCGCAATGCCTTGGGGAATGTGTTTGTTAGTGAG ctgCTGGAAGCTCTGGCCCAGCTTCGGGAAGACCAGCAAGTCCGGGTCCTGCTCTTCAGAAGTGCGGTGAAGGGAGTGTTCTGTGCAG GTGCGGACCTAAAGGAGCGGGAGCGGATGAGTGATGTGGAGGTGGGGACCTTTGTCCAGCGGCTCCGAGGCCTGATGAGTGAGATAG CAGCCTTCCCTGCGCCCACCATTGCAGCCATGGACGGGTTTGCCTTAGGCGGGGGCTTGGAACTTGCCCTGGCCTGTGACCTCCGAATAGCAG CTTCTTCGGCTGTCATGGGGCTAATTGAGACCACTCGAGGACTTCTCCCAGGAGCAG GAGGGACTCAGAGGCTGCCTCGTTGCCTGGGCGTGGCCCTAGCGAAGGAGCTCATCTTCACAGGCCGGCGACTGAACGGGGCACAGGCCCATGATTTGGGCCTGGTAAATCATGCCGTGGATCAGAATGAGGAGGGTAACGCTGCCTACCACCGGGCCCTGGCACTGGCACAGGAGATCCTGCCCCAG GCTCCCATTGCTGTGCGCCTGGGCAAAGTTGCCATCGACCGAGGAATGGAG GTGGACATTGCATCAGGGATGGCCATAGAACAGATGTGCTATGCCCAG AACATCCCAACCCAGGACAGGCTGGAAGGAATGGCAGCCTTCAGGGAGAAACGAGCTCCCAAATTTGTGGGCAAGTGA
- the Echdc2 gene encoding enoyl-CoA hydratase domain-containing protein 2, mitochondrial isoform X3: MSDVEVGTFVQRLRGLMSEIAAFPAPTIAAMDGFALGGGLELALACDLRIAASSAVMGLIETTRGLLPGAGGTQRLPRCLGVALAKELIFTGRRLNGAQAHDLGLVNHAVDQNEEGNAAYHRALALAQEILPQAPIAVRLGKVAIDRGMEVDIASGMAIEQMCYAQNIPTQDRLEGMAAFREKRAPKFVGK; this comes from the exons ATGAGTGATGTGGAGGTGGGGACCTTTGTCCAGCGGCTCCGAGGCCTGATGAGTGAGATAG CAGCCTTCCCTGCGCCCACCATTGCAGCCATGGACGGGTTTGCCTTAGGCGGGGGCTTGGAACTTGCCCTGGCCTGTGACCTCCGAATAGCAG CTTCTTCGGCTGTCATGGGGCTAATTGAGACCACTCGAGGACTTCTCCCAGGAGCAG GAGGGACTCAGAGGCTGCCTCGTTGCCTGGGCGTGGCCCTAGCGAAGGAGCTCATCTTCACAGGCCGGCGACTGAACGGGGCACAGGCCCATGATTTGGGCCTGGTAAATCATGCCGTGGATCAGAATGAGGAGGGTAACGCTGCCTACCACCGGGCCCTGGCACTGGCACAGGAGATCCTGCCCCAG GCTCCCATTGCTGTGCGCCTGGGCAAAGTTGCCATCGACCGAGGAATGGAG GTGGACATTGCATCAGGGATGGCCATAGAACAGATGTGCTATGCCCAG AACATCCCAACCCAGGACAGGCTGGAAGGAATGGCAGCCTTCAGGGAGAAACGAGCTCCCAAATTTGTGGGCAAGTGA